Proteins encoded in a region of the Deefgea piscis genome:
- a CDS encoding mechanosensitive ion channel family protein: MSSNTENVLFNVVKDVKHLGFFSTDFLLQIAVLLSCWGLAFLIVNRSKRRVAAKNFRWQLANDGVQRLLFPVLALILVTLGNITYQVFEGQTSSLLRLANLLMVGLVNIRILVYIIRRTFEGATWVQRWERYIAVVIWIGYVLHVVGILPQILEALDTISFDAGKVHISILTVIQGLLSVGATLLIAMWIGRLIEQRLMSTDVMDMNVRVVLVKVMRSLLVVLAVLASLSMVGIDLTVLSVFGGALGVGLGFGLQKIASNYVSGFIILLDRSIKLGDLISVDNRQGIISGLTSRYIVLKAPDGTEALVPNDTLISQTVVNQSYNDRSVWVGLPIQVAYNSDLDQVMRLMTEITKDESRILKEPAPGAFVTAFADSGINLTLGFWLADPENGQLGLKSDLNMKIWRAFKANNIEIPYPRRDITILPGSVLPNSNV, translated from the coding sequence ATGAGTTCAAATACAGAGAATGTTTTATTCAATGTCGTTAAGGATGTTAAACATTTAGGTTTTTTTAGTACGGACTTTTTATTACAAATTGCTGTTTTATTGTCATGCTGGGGTTTAGCTTTTTTAATTGTAAACCGTTCAAAGAGGCGTGTCGCAGCAAAAAATTTCCGTTGGCAATTAGCTAATGATGGTGTGCAGCGTTTATTATTTCCTGTGTTAGCACTGATTTTAGTTACTCTAGGCAATATTACATACCAAGTGTTTGAAGGACAAACCAGCTCTTTATTGCGTCTTGCTAATCTACTGATGGTTGGCTTGGTTAATATTCGTATTCTTGTTTATATTATTCGAAGAACTTTTGAAGGTGCAACTTGGGTGCAGCGTTGGGAGCGATATATTGCTGTAGTCATTTGGATTGGTTATGTATTGCATGTTGTAGGTATTTTGCCGCAGATTTTAGAGGCATTAGATACGATTAGTTTCGATGCTGGAAAAGTTCATATATCTATACTTACCGTAATTCAGGGTTTATTGTCGGTTGGTGCGACGCTACTGATTGCAATGTGGATTGGACGCTTAATCGAGCAGCGTTTAATGTCTACAGATGTTATGGATATGAACGTTCGTGTTGTGCTAGTTAAGGTAATGCGTTCGCTATTGGTTGTTTTGGCGGTGCTTGCGTCTTTATCAATGGTTGGTATTGATTTAACGGTCCTGTCGGTCTTTGGTGGAGCCTTAGGTGTCGGCTTGGGTTTTGGCTTACAAAAAATTGCTTCTAATTATGTTTCTGGATTTATTATTCTGTTGGATCGCTCGATTAAATTAGGCGATTTGATTTCAGTTGATAATCGCCAAGGCATTATTAGTGGCTTAACTTCTCGTTATATTGTTTTAAAAGCGCCTGATGGCACTGAAGCTTTGGTACCAAATGACACTTTAATTTCTCAAACCGTCGTGAATCAGTCTTATAACGATCGTTCGGTCTGGGTTGGTCTGCCTATTCAGGTGGCATATAACTCAGATTTAGATCAAGTTATGCGTCTCATGACAGAGATTACTAAAGATGAATCGCGTATTTTGAAAGAACCGGCTCCAGGGGCATTTGTTACAGCATTTGCCGATAGTGGTATTAACTTGACGTTAGGGTTTTGGCTAGCGGATCCAGAAAATGGACAGTTGGGTTTGAAATCTGACTTAAATATGAAAATCTGGCGGGCATTTAAAGCAAATAATATTGAGATTCCTTACCCTCGGCGTGATATTACGATTTTACCTGGATCAGTTTTACCTAATTCAAATGTGTAA
- a CDS encoding RidA family protein → MSSIQRYHVGPRLCETVVHNNTVYLAGQIAEDLDKDALGQTVEVLACIDRLLAEVGSDKTKILQVTIFITDMADFDAMNLAWGEWVPQGHTPARATVQAKLADPRYKVEMTVIAAL, encoded by the coding sequence ATGTCATCTATTCAGCGTTACCATGTTGGCCCTCGTCTTTGTGAAACCGTAGTGCATAACAACACCGTTTATTTGGCAGGGCAAATTGCTGAAGATTTAGACAAAGATGCCTTGGGACAAACTGTAGAAGTTTTGGCGTGTATTGATCGCTTGTTGGCAGAAGTAGGTTCAGATAAGACAAAAATTTTGCAGGTTACAATTTTTATCACTGATATGGCTGATTTTGATGCGATGAATTTAGCTTGGGGTGAATGGGTCCCTCAAGGGCATACGCCAGCCCGAGCAACCGTTCAAGCTAAGTTGGCTGATCCCCGTTACAAGGTAGAAATGACGGTGATCGCCGCGCTCTAA
- the rfaE2 gene encoding D-glycero-beta-D-manno-heptose 1-phosphate adenylyltransferase translates to MQNALPIYSMPEFESKICPPELLAEKIQLLARPLVFTNGCFDILHRGHVTYLAQARALGASLIVALNTDESVRRLGKGDDRPINPLANRAAVIASLAAVDLVTWFHEDTPFNLIDCVQPEILVKGGDWQLEQIVGSREVLARGGVVHSIPFLFDTSTTQTLKKIRGDE, encoded by the coding sequence ATGCAAAACGCTCTACCTATTTATTCTATGCCTGAATTCGAAAGTAAAATCTGCCCGCCAGAGTTATTGGCAGAGAAAATTCAATTACTAGCACGCCCCTTGGTTTTTACTAATGGCTGTTTTGACATTTTACATCGTGGTCATGTAACTTATTTGGCGCAGGCTCGTGCGCTGGGGGCGAGTCTGATCGTTGCATTGAATACGGACGAGTCGGTGCGTCGTTTGGGTAAAGGCGATGATCGGCCAATTAATCCACTGGCTAACCGTGCTGCAGTGATCGCGAGTTTAGCTGCGGTTGATCTTGTGACTTGGTTTCATGAAGATACGCCTTTTAATTTAATTGATTGTGTCCAGCCGGAAATTCTTGTTAAAGGCGGCGACTGGCAATTAGAGCAGATCGTCGGCAGTCGAGAAGTTTTAGCTAGAGGCGGGGTTGTACATTCGATTCCATTTTTATTTGATACTTCTACGACCCAGACATTGAAGAAAATAAGAGGTGATGAATGA
- a CDS encoding mechanosensitive ion channel family protein, translated as MDTSLISKYQDIIMGYVAEFGVKIIAGIAFWVIGRWLIGMVVRFIQAGLVRQKVDATVLRYVGSAVTVLLNVLLVIGILGYFGIQTTTFAALLAAVGLAVGMAWSGLLANFAGGAFLIVLRPFKVGDMITAGGVTGVVHEVGLFSSTIMTPDNVLTFVGNNKIFTDNIQNYTATKYRRVDLKAQLSGAADAEKAIALLKEAIAKIPNVMVEPGVEVEVLEFQLVGPVLAVRPYCHNDHYWQVYFQANKAILDTLATFPAPTPSHLVVVQQKENTAQ; from the coding sequence ATGGATACAAGCTTGATTAGCAAATATCAAGATATCATCATGGGATATGTTGCTGAGTTTGGTGTAAAAATTATCGCCGGTATTGCTTTTTGGGTTATCGGTCGTTGGCTTATTGGCATGGTGGTGCGGTTTATTCAAGCTGGTTTAGTCCGGCAGAAAGTCGATGCGACGGTTTTACGCTATGTGGGTTCTGCAGTGACCGTGTTGTTGAATGTGTTGTTAGTGATTGGCATTTTGGGTTACTTCGGCATTCAAACCACGACTTTTGCGGCTTTGCTTGCTGCTGTGGGTCTTGCTGTAGGTATGGCGTGGTCTGGGTTGTTGGCTAACTTTGCTGGCGGTGCATTTTTAATTGTATTGCGGCCTTTTAAAGTTGGAGACATGATCACTGCCGGTGGGGTAACGGGGGTAGTACATGAAGTTGGGCTATTTTCCTCAACGATTATGACACCAGATAATGTGCTGACTTTTGTTGGTAATAATAAAATCTTTACGGATAATATTCAGAACTACACCGCAACTAAATATCGCCGAGTTGATTTAAAAGCCCAGCTTTCTGGTGCCGCTGATGCTGAAAAAGCAATTGCCTTACTGAAAGAGGCGATTGCGAAGATTCCGAATGTAATGGTTGAGCCAGGTGTTGAGGTTGAAGTGCTTGAGTTTCAATTGGTTGGCCCAGTTCTTGCCGTGCGCCCATATTGCCATAATGATCATTACTGGCAAGTTTACTTCCAAGCGAATAAGGCGATTTTAGATACCTTAGCGACATTCCCAGCGCCGACGCCATCGCATCTGGTGGTAGTTCAACAAAAAGAAAATACGGCACAATAA
- a CDS encoding methylated-DNA--[protein]-cysteine S-methyltransferase: protein MLGIPSDAVIATPFGRIGLSLQDEYLSAVDFLVADTPLQANHHPLLQEAQRQILAYFNEPKFVFDLPYQLNGTPHQLKVWQAIAQIPAGEVLTYAEIARRCSSSPRAIGGACGRNPIPLVIPCHRVVAMHGLGGFNANRNGLDWLPIKRWLLQHEGVIDGQ, encoded by the coding sequence ATGCTTGGCATACCGTCTGATGCCGTGATTGCGACGCCTTTTGGGCGAATTGGTTTGAGCTTGCAAGACGAATATTTAAGTGCCGTGGATTTTCTGGTTGCTGACACGCCATTACAAGCAAATCATCACCCCTTATTGCAAGAGGCGCAGCGGCAGATTTTGGCGTATTTTAATGAGCCTAAATTTGTTTTTGATTTGCCTTATCAACTTAATGGAACGCCACATCAACTGAAAGTATGGCAAGCCATCGCACAGATTCCTGCGGGTGAAGTGCTGACTTATGCCGAGATTGCTCGGCGTTGCAGCTCAAGCCCACGGGCGATTGGTGGCGCCTGCGGGCGTAACCCGATTCCATTGGTGATTCCTTGTCATCGCGTGGTAGCGATGCATGGACTTGGCGGTTTTAATGCCAACCGAAATGGACTTGATTGGTTGCCGATCAAGCGCTGGTTATTACAACATGAAGGGGTTATTGATGGCCAATAA
- a CDS encoding DesA family fatty acid desaturase, which yields MEWLNGMVVLPWWGYVLVVLTLTHITIASVTIYLHRHQAHRALDLHPLISHFFRFWLWLTTAQVTKEWAAIHRKHHAKCESVDDPHSPQILGIGKVFWQGWELYRAEAANVETLQKYGHGTPDDFLERNLYSRHASWGPTLMAVIDLLLFGVNGIWIWAVQMLWIPVTAAGIINGFAHYWGYRNFETEDASTNLLPWGILIGGEELHNNHHTFGTSAKLSYKWFEFDIGWLYIRTMAILGLAKIRKVAPKLKVTTIRPELDEQVLQAIIANRYAIAAHYARTLKQTVAAEIEHLSATAALPSMSFDIAKRMKLWLKQDAKDTSASDKIHLELILTQSKVLEQVYQMRQELTRIWERSTLNRHELVLQLQDWCTRAENSGIQSLREFSLRLRAIA from the coding sequence ATGGAATGGCTTAATGGAATGGTTGTTTTACCGTGGTGGGGCTATGTACTGGTCGTCCTCACGCTAACGCATATTACGATTGCATCGGTAACGATTTACCTGCATCGGCATCAAGCGCATCGTGCGCTTGATTTACACCCATTGATAAGCCATTTTTTTCGTTTCTGGTTGTGGTTAACCACGGCGCAAGTAACTAAGGAGTGGGCAGCAATTCATCGCAAGCATCATGCTAAATGTGAGAGCGTCGATGATCCACATAGCCCACAGATATTGGGTATTGGCAAAGTATTTTGGCAGGGTTGGGAGTTGTATCGGGCAGAAGCTGCGAATGTAGAAACATTGCAAAAATATGGGCATGGCACTCCGGATGATTTTTTAGAGCGTAATTTGTATTCGCGCCATGCATCGTGGGGACCGACTTTAATGGCGGTGATTGACCTATTACTATTTGGGGTAAATGGTATTTGGATTTGGGCCGTGCAAATGTTATGGATTCCAGTCACTGCAGCAGGGATTATCAATGGATTTGCGCATTACTGGGGCTATCGTAATTTTGAAACAGAAGATGCGTCTACGAATTTGTTGCCTTGGGGAATTTTGATTGGTGGAGAAGAATTACATAATAATCATCATACATTTGGTACATCAGCGAAATTATCTTATAAGTGGTTTGAATTTGATATTGGTTGGTTGTATATCCGCACGATGGCTATTTTGGGTTTAGCAAAAATTCGTAAAGTCGCACCTAAATTAAAAGTTACAACTATTCGTCCCGAGCTCGATGAGCAGGTCTTACAAGCGATTATTGCAAATCGATACGCAATTGCCGCGCATTATGCTCGCACCTTAAAACAAACTGTTGCCGCAGAGATTGAGCACTTATCGGCAACGGCTGCTTTGCCTTCAATGAGTTTTGATATTGCAAAACGCATGAAGCTTTGGTTAAAGCAAGATGCAAAAGATACTTCGGCTAGCGATAAAATCCATTTGGAATTAATTTTGACGCAAAGTAAGGTGCTGGAGCAGGTATATCAAATGCGACAAGAATTAACGCGTATTTGGGAGCGATCAACGTTGAATCGACATGAATTAGTTTTGCAGTTACAAGATTGGTGCACACGCGCAGAAAATAGCGGTATTCAATCTTTACGTGAATTTTCTTTGCGTTTACGTGCGATTGCTTAA
- a CDS encoding glycoside hydrolase family 18 protein: MSRVMLAYLASWQQCDISALPVEKLTHLCYAFAKVVDGEVIEQESGDPLLSNEAYCQKLCAQLQQLKLRNPALKILISIGGWGADGFSDAALTEASREQFSRSTLRFMQKYQFDGVDLDWEYPSNAMAGIKARPEDRQNFTLMLSSLRIHLDEASAQMERKTPYLLTIAAGVGTYYLEGVELEKVAAQCDFINLMTYDFYNGWATCAGHHANLLTAAHDPSGDSADRGVQLFLDHGVAAEKMVLGCPFYGRSLLGVASPGLGAEGRAQSNGTHSYYKIANELIPSGRFTRHWDESAKAPWLFDGDEFISYEDVESIALKGQYVKQRGLAGAMFWEYTEDQSNVLLDVLWQNLQD, translated from the coding sequence ATGTCTCGAGTTATGTTGGCGTACTTAGCAAGTTGGCAGCAATGCGATATCAGTGCTTTGCCGGTAGAAAAATTAACGCATCTTTGCTATGCCTTCGCCAAAGTTGTCGATGGCGAAGTGATTGAGCAAGAATCTGGTGATCCACTGCTTAGTAATGAAGCGTATTGTCAGAAATTATGTGCGCAATTGCAGCAATTAAAACTTAGAAATCCAGCACTCAAAATCTTGATATCGATTGGCGGTTGGGGGGCAGATGGCTTTTCTGATGCTGCATTAACCGAGGCATCACGTGAGCAGTTTAGCCGTTCGACACTACGCTTTATGCAGAAATATCAGTTTGATGGTGTTGATTTGGATTGGGAGTATCCAAGCAATGCGATGGCAGGCATTAAAGCGCGACCAGAAGATCGGCAAAATTTCACTTTAATGTTGAGCTCATTACGGATTCATCTCGATGAGGCTTCTGCTCAAATGGAACGTAAAACCCCATATTTGTTAACCATTGCTGCAGGGGTAGGTACATACTATTTAGAGGGCGTTGAGCTAGAAAAAGTCGCGGCGCAGTGCGACTTTATTAATTTGATGACGTACGATTTTTATAATGGTTGGGCAACTTGCGCAGGGCATCATGCTAATTTATTGACCGCCGCGCATGATCCTAGTGGCGATAGTGCAGACCGAGGTGTACAGCTTTTTCTTGATCATGGTGTCGCGGCAGAAAAAATGGTGTTGGGTTGTCCATTTTATGGCCGGAGTTTATTGGGTGTGGCGAGTCCAGGTTTAGGCGCCGAGGGTCGAGCGCAATCGAATGGTACGCATAGTTATTACAAAATTGCGAATGAGCTTATTCCTAGTGGTCGTTTTACTCGGCATTGGGACGAATCAGCAAAGGCACCATGGTTGTTTGATGGTGATGAGTTTATTAGTTATGAAGATGTTGAGTCGATAGCGCTGAAAGGACAATATGTGAAACAGCGCGGCTTAGCTGGCGCTATGTTTTGGGAATACACTGAAGATCAAAGTAACGTCTTATTGGATGTATTGTGGCAAAACCTACAAGATTGA
- the xerD gene encoding site-specific tyrosine recombinase XerD, with protein MANKAPLPMIADSEMALINQFLDAIWLGDGLASNTIESYRRDLLIWAEWLASEREQQLLIADRDAMQAFLARQSRDMKASTLARRMASLRKFYRQALLNGQITVDPTAELTSPRRVRPLPKALPEASITALLAAPDINLAAGLRDRAMLELMYATGLRVTELVELSVNHLFLREKYIRVMNGKGGKQRLVPIGEWAAQWLSRYLTEARLLLLKNAAQATLFLNQRGEPLTRQGCWFIIKQYAVQANIPAELLSPHVLRHAFATHLLNHGADLRVVQMLLGHSDITTTQIYTQVASTRLKTLHQTNHPRG; from the coding sequence ATGGCCAATAAAGCGCCTTTGCCAATGATTGCCGACAGTGAGATGGCGTTGATCAATCAATTTTTGGACGCTATTTGGCTCGGAGATGGTTTGGCGAGCAACACCATTGAAAGTTATCGTCGTGATTTACTGATTTGGGCTGAATGGCTCGCTAGTGAGCGTGAACAACAACTATTAATTGCTGATCGAGATGCGATGCAGGCATTTTTAGCTCGGCAATCTCGCGATATGAAGGCCTCGACCTTAGCGCGGCGAATGGCCAGTTTGCGTAAGTTTTATCGGCAAGCCTTGCTCAATGGGCAAATTACAGTCGACCCCACCGCTGAATTAACCTCGCCACGTCGAGTTCGACCGTTACCTAAAGCCTTACCTGAGGCGAGTATTACCGCGTTATTGGCAGCGCCAGACATCAATCTTGCCGCCGGTTTGCGTGATCGAGCCATGCTGGAGTTAATGTATGCCACTGGATTACGTGTAACTGAGCTGGTTGAGTTATCGGTAAATCATCTTTTCCTACGTGAGAAATACATTCGGGTTATGAATGGTAAAGGCGGAAAACAGCGCTTAGTGCCCATTGGCGAGTGGGCGGCACAATGGCTCAGCCGTTACCTTACAGAGGCGCGTTTACTACTGCTCAAAAATGCCGCGCAAGCCACGTTGTTTTTAAATCAACGTGGAGAGCCACTCACTCGACAAGGTTGCTGGTTTATTATTAAACAGTATGCAGTGCAGGCAAATATTCCGGCAGAGTTGCTCAGTCCGCATGTTTTAAGGCACGCATTTGCGACTCATTTACTTAACCATGGCGCTGATTTGCGGGTGGTACAAATGTTACTGGGCCATTCTGACATAACTACAACTCAAATTTACACGCAGGTTGCGTCAACCAGATTGAAAACATTGCATCAAACTAACCACCCAAGAGGGTAA